AGAAGAACGACGGCTACGATGACGACAACTTCCACTATCGCGTCGTCGTAGGCGACCACTTGCTGTACCGATACGAAGTGGTGAGGATACTAGGCCAAGGCACCTTCGGCATCGTTGTGCGCGCGCTCGACCACAAATACCACCGCCTTGTAGCCGCGAAAGTTATCAAGAACAAACCGAACTACACGAAACAGGCTCGCGAGGAAATCAATACACTAGAGCTGCTGAACAGGGACGACCCCGATGACGAGGCGAACATTGTTCGCCTGCTTGGGTCCCACATCTTCCGCAAGCACTATATCTTGGTTTTTGAATTGCTGCCTTCCGACCTCTACGCAATCATTCAGAGAAATAAGTTCCGGCCCATGTCGCGCGACTTTATCTACGAGCTgtcggagcagctgctcaccgcccttgtgcacgtgcgcgaaCACAAGATTGTGCACTGCGACTTGAAGCCAGAGAACATTATGATCTCTTACAGCGGCTGCAACTCCAAATTGGTAGGAGACTCAGCCGATTTTTCTTTGAAGTTGATTGACTTTGGCTCCGCCTGTGAGGAGAGTCGGCCTCTCTTCACCTACATCCAGTCACGCTACTACCGTGCACCGGAGATCGTACTTGGTATTCCGTACACGACGGCCATTGACATGTGGAGCTTTGGCTGTGTGCTGTGCGAGCTTGCCAACGGCTATCCCATTTTCCCGGCAAGCTGTGAGggggagctgctggagcgcatcGTGGAGTACTTTGGGACCATTCCGTTGTACCTCGTGAAACAGGGTCGCCGCGCCGATCGCTTCTTTGAAGATGGCCAGATGAAGTACAACCTAGGCAAGAAACGTGCCCCGCATGCGCCGCATAGCCGAGTGCTAGGGAACTTCTTGAAAATCGGCCGGAGTCACGAGGACCAGCTCTTCGAGGACTTTGTTGCTAAATGTTTGCACCTCGacgcgcggcagcgactcACGCCAGAGACAGCACTAGAGCACCCGTGGATAGATTTCTGGCGAGGCAGCGGGAGTAGCATGAGCACAGCGTCGCTTTCCGACTCTTCTTGCTCCCTGTCTTGCTAACGCCACGATGTCTTTTCTCCCAATGGCCACGGGTGTACACAGGAGTAGCTGGGAGCAGACATAGGCACTCCTGCTGGAAAAGGATGCATGCAATCAGCATAGAGGCGATGAGGCTAGCGCGACCGGAAGAAGAACCGCTACGGAGCTCCTCTATCCTACTCCTCCGTCTCAGGGTGGAGGGTGACGTGGTGCAGAGTGTGATGTTGGTATCCTTCagctgcgttgctgctgtacCGGTGGACGCTACAAGTGGCGGCATCTTCTCAGGAGGGAGCCCAGCCACTGATGAAACGGCGTATTGGAACTGCGCactacgtctctctctctatttctgcatatgcgtgcgtgtgcttctttATTtgaatgcgtgtgtgtgtgtttccttttttccttctctcgttctctttcctccttcctttccgCTCCGGTGTCTGCGCGTTTCGTCTGGGTGACTGTGACtgtgtgtgactgtgtgtgactgtgtgtgtgtgtgtgctttgctccttttcgtttttttttttctcttcccatCTGTTTTAGTATCCTCCCTCCTTTGGTGCTTTTATGTGAACATGACGCCTACCCCTCTCGCAGTGCTTttcgcgttttttttttccttttttttttataaTTTGTCTCGCTCTATTCTGCCTGATTATATCGTCTTGTTATTATTATCAGTATCATTCTCTTTTATCTTGTCATCCGCCATCGCTGTCTACCcctccctgtgtgtgccccgacttcttcctcctttcgcCCACTTGTCAGTTTCTTCCcagtgtatgtgtgcttgTCCACTCATCTGTGTGCAGATTAGGGAGGTTGTAGTGGCTTCGTTGAATGACTGCGCTGAGATACGATTGCTATACACGCCCTtttgccctcccctcttcccctttcccctccccctcatcctGCGTGCGGTTTCTGCTCACGTCAGCATCAGCATTATCGAGGCTCAGCACAGGTAAGGTGACGAGTTAGAGGACAGGTGGAGAGCGAAGGTGCTGGTTGGCCTTCCCGTTtatctcctctcttccctttccagGCTTCTGATGCGTCGTTTCTCCAATgccccttctttccctttgattctctcttgctcttgcACTCTTTGGTCGCTTCTCACAGGAGCGCTGCTGAACTACGATGTTGTGatagtggcagcagcggcgagcacTGCCAGCCCACACATATacactcctcctccactttttctctccttagTATGAATTCTGTGGCTGCACACAGAGTTGAGCGATATCGAGATGGGGCCGAAGGatagaaaaaaaggagggcaaaaaaaaggcacGTTTGGATAGCAGGAGAAAACGGTGCTTGCGATTCTTTTCTTTTGGCTCTCTCGGCGTTATGCCAGCTGCAAGTTGTGCACTTGAACACAAGTGACCCACCcgctcttcctttctctctctctctccctcttgcaTACCCTCgcgcgcagacgcacagcTGCCGTTGGAggcgctttttctttgttatactcctcccccctcccccactccctcctccccgactccctcctcccccactccccccctcttcttgctTTCATTCCGCTCAGGACACCTTTTTGGGGCAGAcatgtgtgcctgcgtgcctATGCATGTTTTGACATTTACTGAGCCAGCTTGACCCTCcttcctttcgctttctcccccttgttctctctctctttctctctctttttcctttgccccCTTGCACCCGTCTCTGCACATCACACTCATCTACTTCTCACCCTCAGCGATCAGGCTGGGATGACGCTCCTCCTGTTTCTCTCTAAAGGTCGTACACATGAAGAGGACGAAACAAGGCGAAACCGCACCGCGGGAAACACAAGcaacacacgcccacacaagCAGTGGAGCAGGTCACCTTTATCCAGCTTGTTTGCACTCCGccgtttccttttcttttgttctTCGGcttcactgctgcttcttctATCTCCTGCCTGACTCGTATGCAGTACTCTGCTCACGCCGGTTGATTCTCTCGTTTCATTTATTTTTGtattttgctcttctcttctctcgccctcctctaTTTCCTTCTTGCGCCAGTACCCCTTGACGCTGACCTcctttcgctctcctttttcccctttctgctcgtctttttttatttttttattttttatTTCTCAGTTGCAcgcgaaaacaaaaacaaaacaaaacagagTTGCAGTGATGCCAACGTCTcatgctctctctctctctctcgcactttCCTCTTGTACTTTGCAATGGTACTCtccacacgcatgcacattCAAAAAGTCCCTCATTCGGctatttttctttc
This DNA window, taken from Leishmania panamensis strain MHOM/PA/94/PSC-1 chromosome 34 sequence, encodes the following:
- a CDS encoding protein kinase-like protein (TriTrypDB/GeneDB-style sysID: LpmP.34.1710), whose amino-acid sequence is MRMGVRSTGGPSFQNGVNGTGGGTMHRNGVIINEIQNGGMVNRRSEVPLKSVGSGVAQRTANLPTLPRSSGSMQSLQSDLYPVPPSPMIHVSFQNGMMIPAYSGGYGQLNANGVRGNCRELNRMGVGGTVTTVQADDGTMRDVDSITPSVSPSNNVQNGCHVNTPSLRRGDEGTGLTPTPPSLRFLTSYEEEEVKDYLPSVYFGGTEQCKKIHGVRGTEKNDGYDDDNFHYRVVVGDHLLYRYEVVRILGQGTFGIVVRALDHKYHRLVAAKVIKNKPNYTKQAREEINTLELLNRDDPDDEANIVRLLGSHIFRKHYILVFELLPSDLYAIIQRNKFRPMSRDFIYELSEQLLTALVHVREHKIVHCDLKPENIMISYSGCNSKLVGDSADFSLKLIDFGSACEESRPLFTYIQSRYYRAPEIVLGIPYTTAIDMWSFGCVLCELANGYPIFPASCEGELLERIVEYFGTIPLYLVKQGRRADRFFEDGQMKYNLGKKRAPHAPHSRVLGNFLKIGRSHEDQLFEDFVAKCLHLDARQRLTPETALEHPWIDFWRGSGSSMSTASLSDSSCSLSC